TTGCCCGGCTTTCCCGGGAGCTGGTCGGACCGTTTATCAAGGGCATTTGTTTGTGTATGATAAAATCTTGTCCGAGTCGGGAATGGAGAATCATCCGTTGAATCCCATGACCGATGCAAATCTGGTCCGGTGGCTGAAACGGCAAACCGAAAACGCGGTTGATCTCATTCCCTTGGCTACGGTCCGAAAGGGAATGGATGCTATACGAGCCAAGCTAGAGAAGGATGATTCCAACGCCAAAATCTTTGTCGTAGATGCCATTAAAAACAAAGACTTGCGCGCAATCGGTACCGCAATTGTCAGGTATCCGTTGGCCACCGGAGGCTCTGGGATAGCCCTTGGATTACCCAATGCTTACCGAGCTGCCGGATTATTGCCGGTCGAACAATCGAAAGCATCCTTTCCTAAAGTCGATGGCAAACAAGCCATCCTGGCTGGTAGTTGTTCTTCCATGACGCTCAAGCAAGTTGAGTATATGAAGGAGCGATGCCCGAGTTGCCAACTGTTGCTTGAGGATGTCCTAAAACGATCTGGATTAGTCGCGGAAGTTTTGGAGTGGGCGGCACCCCTATTAGAAAAAGGACCGGTCCTCATCTACAGTTCAGCTGATCCGGACTCAGTGAAGGAGGCACAAGAGCAGGGAGGCGCCCTGGATGTCGGACACAAATTCGAAGATGCTTTGGCGCGAATTGCCAAAGGCTTGGTCGCCGCAGGAGTGCGTCAGCTGGTGGTTGCGGGTGGCGAATCTGCTGGCGCGGTTGTGAATGCTCTGGGAGTAGTTGCTATTCGTATCGGTGCGCAAATTGATCCAGGTGTCCCCTGGGTGGAGGCGGTAGGTGAAGAACCTCTGGCTCTGGCTTTGAAATCAGGTAACTTTGGCGGTGAAGACTTTTTTGAAAAATCCTTTCGCTTATTAAACGAAGCATCTCATGAGTGAAACTAAGATACGTGACGGCATGGCTGAGCTGGCCCGTTCGTTACATCAACGCGGCTATGGAGTCGGTAGTTCAGGTAAAATTTCCTGCAAACTAGACGACGGAATTCTGGTTACGCCAACCAACTCCTGCATGGGTTTTCTCGATCCTGAGCAAATCTCCAAAGTCGATTTTCAGGGAAATTATGTTTCTGGAGGAAAACCTTCGAAGGAAGCCTTTCTCCACCTGGAGATGTATCAGAGTCGACCCCAGGATACGTCTGTCGTGCACTTGCACTCCACTTATTCGGTCGCAGCATCTTGTTTAAAGAATACCGACCCAGACAACCTGCTTCCACCCATTACGGCCTACTATGTAATGAAGGTGGGGCAGTTAAAACTGATTCCTTACTATGCCCCAGGAGATCAGACACTTGCTCAGGCAGTAGGTGTTGCGGCCAAAGAAACATCCTCCGTTCTTTTGGCCAACCATGGTCCCGTAATTGCGGGTAAGACCTTGGAAAGCGCTGTTTACGCAGCCGAAGAATTGGAGGAGACTGCCAAGCTTTACTTTATTCTAGAAGGACGGGAAACCAGCTACCTCAATGCGGCACAGATTGCAGATCTGAACACCAGTTTCCCTTCATGAATCCTTTTAAAACGAATCGTATTGGAAAAACCGAGCTGGAAATTCCCAATTTGGGATTTGGAGGAGGTACGCTTGGGGATCCGGATGTTGTGGTTACTGAGCAGCAGTCATTCGATACGCTTGCTGAGGCCTATGATAAGGGTATCCGCTTTTACGATACAGCCCCGTGGTACGGTATTGGGAAGAGTGAGCATCGCTTGGGATCAAGTCTAAGAGAACAGTCTCGAGCCGACTTCGTTTTAAATACAAAAGTCGGTCGGTATCTTACGCGTCCTGATGATGTGGATACGTTTGGTCAGGGTCGATGGGCAGGTGGTCTTTCTTTTGAAGTAAATTTTGACTATACAGCTGCGGGACTTGAGCGGTCTTATCGAGAGAGTTTACTCAGGCTTAGTTTGAATCGAGTCGATTCTCTGATCATTCACGATTTGGATTATAAATTTCACGGCTCCATGGAAGGCGTGGATGCGCGCTTTAAGGAACTGATTGATGGCGGCGGTTATGATTACCTTAAGTCCTTAAAGGAAAGTGGAGAGATCAAAGCCATTGGAGTCGGTATCAACTTTTCAGATCTTATGCCCCGGTTCCTCGAATATTGTGACATTGATTTCTTTCTCGTTGCCATGCCTTACACTTTGCTCGACCAGCCAGTGCTTGAAACGTCTTTTCCGCTTTGTGAAAAGCATGGGGTTTCTGTGATCAGCGGCGCGGTTTTTGCTTCCGGGATTTTAGCGACCGGAGTGAAAAACAATCCACTGTATGGTTACCAGCCGGCGGAAGATGAGATCGTGTCCCGCGTGCGAGCCATGGAACGAGTCTGTGATCGCTACGATGTCCCACTGGGTGCAGCGGCTCTTCAATTTCCGCACGGTCATCCCCTGGTTACCAGTGTTATCCCTGGCATGAACTCTCCCGATATCGTTCGAACAAATTTGGAGTGGTTCCAACTCAACATCCCCAATGAACTCTGGGCTGAACTCAAGGAAGAGGGGCTTCTTGGAGTTGATGTGCCAACTCCGGTTAAGGATTAAAAGCTAGGGCGCTATCGCCGAGAGCGCCGATTCATTTGCTCTGGGATCCACGGTCTCACGACCGTGGCTACATTTGATGTGATGCATTCATCCCCTGTTATTTGCAGTAGGAGTTTTGGGGCCCTAGGTTGAGTGGGAAATGAGGTTCTTAGAGCAGGGGTAACTCGAGAGGTATGTAGGTTGAAAAAGTAGTATTATCTTTTCCGCTCATCCGGTCAGAACTCCAAAACTAGAAGGTATAGCGGACACTGCCCCGCCAGTACCTCCCTCGGCTTGCCAGGTCTGCGGGTCGTCCCGGATCACCAAAATAGGAGAAGGAATCTTCCTGATTCAAATTATAGACACCTACATTTCCCACCCAGCCGTTTTCGGCCCGATACTCGACCGAAAATGTGTAAGTCGTTTTGGCGTAGTAATAGGTGTCTTTGTCGGGATTGGCACCAATACGGCGAAGCATATCTGAGCGATGATCCGCACGCAGCCGAAGTAGCCAGTGGTCGTTCTGGTAGATAAAGGATGTTCGCACATCATTTTCCGGAATCGCTGTTATGGGCGTGGTATCAAACTCTGGTCCTCTAATATCGGTTTCCGTTTCATTGTAGCGGTAACGCATTTCGAGCGAGAAGCCTTCCAGGTTAAACCACAGAGGGTCCAGGCCCTGGTTCCAAATAACTTGCGCTTGATTATGGATACCAAAGCCAGCGTTTGCCCAGGTATACAGATCGTAGTCTTTAAACTGTCCGTCGGGTACCGTGGTTTGGCTTTGCACAACAATGTCTTCATTGTCTCGGCGAAGAAGCTCCAGGCTTAAGAATCCACTGTCGTGGTATGCCCAATCTGCAGCGGCAAGAAGACTGGTGAAGACAGTAGGTTTTAGCTCTGAATTTCCAGCGCTAACATACTGAGATCGTTGGTTGATTCTCCGGAAAGGTGCCAGGTAGTAGTAACGTGGTCGTTCTATCGCTTTCGACCAGGAGGTATAGAGCGTTAGTTGATTACTAGCTGTATACACAGCTTGGATACCAGGAAAGTAGTCGGTGTATTCTCGCCCACCTTCTGTATCCAATGTTTGGGTGTAAGCTCCGGTCTCATCGAATAAGACTTCCTTGCCCGTGAATTCGTCTTCGGTCTTTTCCATCCGAATCCCAGCGAGTATTCGCCAGGTGTTCCATAGGTAATCACCCATGAGGTAGGCTGAAGAAATTGTTTCATTCACCGTATAGTTAGCGGGGTCCGATTGGGAACGTGTGCGTGTTTCGTTGAGCGTAAAGTCATCAGGGTGTGTTAGGAAATACTCTCTGAACGCTACCGGATCGTGAAATCCGCTCAGACTATAGTTCCAGTAGTGAATATCGTCGTTCCGCCAAGGGCTCTCAAACTGAGCGATTGTGAGTTCACCTGCCGCTTTGTCGAATACCCGAATGTCGTCGCCACTATCAAGATCACGGTTGAGGAACTTGAGGCCGCTTTTGATTTTCAAACTCCCTTTTTCATGGATGAAAAAACGTTCTAAATCGAAGGAGGCGATTTTATCCAAGTAAATATCCTTCGACTTATAAATGCGTACTTCATCAAACAAATAGTTTGCGGTATCCGTTGCACGTTCTTGTGAATTGGGATGTATCGTAAAGATGGGATAGTCGGACATGGCTTCATCATAGGATGCATCCACATTTTTCATTTCAAAGAATGAATCCCAACGGTGAGGATATTGTGAGTCGGAGAGATCGTACTTGGCCTGCGCTTCCCAGCGCCACAGATCTCCCTTGTATTGAAGGCCTGCTGTTACTTCTCGGGTCTTTCTTTCGTTTCGTCTTTCTTCAATTCCTTTAAACAAAGACATGCCTTCTACCGTGGCGGAGTCTTCATCTAAACTTACAAAGTCACCATCGTCCCATTCATACTCCATGCCTCGATTGACTTCTTGTCGGTTGGTGTTGGCAAATATCCCTCGGGTAAAAATGCGTAGTTCTTTCGACAATTCGTAGTCGAGTAGTATGTTCGCGGATACGCTTCTAGACCGGAAGTCTTCTTTTTCTATTTGGACATCTTGGAAGCGCCAAATGTCTGGCCACTCTGACTTTTTCTTAAGCTCCCAATCACGGTATAGATTTTCTTCTGCTATAAAAGATTGGTAGGCCCTTGCGTTGAGCAAATAACCCCACCGATTCTCTTCCCGAAAAGATCGTCCGTCTGTGAGATATAACGATACACCAGGTTTCTCGGCCAATTCGTATTGCGTTATATAGGCTCGCACTTGTCGAGTGGGGGACCGCTGGGCAAACGCCGGGCGAAACTTCAAATTGAGAGTGCCGCCTACGATATCCGCATCCATATCTGGAGTGGCTAGCTTCAGTGCTTCAAGCGATTCAACAGAATCGGCACGAATCGAACTAAGGTTAATCCCTGAACTCTGACCCCCGATTTGCACCGAGCTGAAGTTGATCCCTGGCTTTTTATCCAGGGCCTCTTCCAGGCTCTGTGTTCCGTCTTTGGTCGCTTCCTGAACCTGCCCGGATGTAGTATTGCTCGCATTCTCTGTTGAATTTGAATCAGGCGCAATCGTGCCAACTGATTCTTCCTGGGCTTGGCAAAATACCAAGGGACAGAGAGCCAGAAATGCGATAAGCAGACTTTTGGTAAGGGATTTCAACTTAGGATAAGGTGATAGACTGCAGGATACGATTGGGGATTTTAGAAGGGGATCAAGCCGCAATATGACGTGAATAGCCCTTATTTAAGGGATTTTCACAGCTTGCATCTTCCAGCAGTTATACCACTAGCGTTCCCGAGATTTACTTTCTCAGAATCAGACCAGCGGATCGGAATGCCAATGAACTGTATTAAAAAAGCAGCGAGGTTCTCCTCTTTCAATCAATCGGTTGCCAGCGTAGGAACACTCGATCGTTTTCAGTAATATCGAATCCTTCTGCCCTTGCAGTTGAAGGTCGATCAGGAAAGCCTCCTACGTCCGTTTCAAAGTTTATGAGCGAGCCGGTCCCATTCTGCCAGTCGGAGACGATTCGATCGTCAACGGGATCCGGTTCCCACGGACGGGCTCCAGCATTGGCGGCGAGGTAGGCTGGGACATCACTGGCCAGAAGCTGAATAAAGTTGTCGTTCCACACAGGTTTTTCTTCAACCTGATACTGCGGCGCAGGTTCTCCTAGTTGATTGGTCAATTCTGGAAGGGCCGGATTGAGGGTTCCCGTATGATCGAATCGATTGCTCCAATGAGATTTTTATCGATTACAATGGGGACGGATTTAATGAGAATCGATTCC
This genomic stretch from Opitutia bacterium ISCC 52 harbors:
- a CDS encoding aldo/keto reductase, which gives rise to MNPFKTNRIGKTELEIPNLGFGGGTLGDPDVVVTEQQSFDTLAEAYDKGIRFYDTAPWYGIGKSEHRLGSSLREQSRADFVLNTKVGRYLTRPDDVDTFGQGRWAGGLSFEVNFDYTAAGLERSYRESLLRLSLNRVDSLIIHDLDYKFHGSMEGVDARFKELIDGGGYDYLKSLKESGEIKAIGVGINFSDLMPRFLEYCDIDFFLVAMPYTLLDQPVLETSFPLCEKHGVSVISGAVFASGILATGVKNNPLYGYQPAEDEIVSRVRAMERVCDRYDVPLGAAALQFPHGHPLVTSVIPGMNSPDIVRTNLEWFQLNIPNELWAELKEEGLLGVDVPTPVKD
- a CDS encoding aldolase, with the translated sequence MSETKIRDGMAELARSLHQRGYGVGSSGKISCKLDDGILVTPTNSCMGFLDPEQISKVDFQGNYVSGGKPSKEAFLHLEMYQSRPQDTSVVHLHSTYSVAASCLKNTDPDNLLPPITAYYVMKVGQLKLIPYYAPGDQTLAQAVGVAAKETSSVLLANHGPVIAGKTLESAVYAAEELEETAKLYFILEGRETSYLNAAQIADLNTSFPS
- a CDS encoding TonB-dependent receptor, encoding MKSLTKSLLIAFLALCPLVFCQAQEESVGTIAPDSNSTENASNTTSGQVQEATKDGTQSLEEALDKKPGINFSSVQIGGQSSGINLSSIRADSVESLEALKLATPDMDADIVGGTLNLKFRPAFAQRSPTRQVRAYITQYELAEKPGVSLYLTDGRSFREENRWGYLLNARAYQSFIAEENLYRDWELKKKSEWPDIWRFQDVQIEKEDFRSRSVSANILLDYELSKELRIFTRGIFANTNRQEVNRGMEYEWDDGDFVSLDEDSATVEGMSLFKGIEERRNERKTREVTAGLQYKGDLWRWEAQAKYDLSDSQYPHRWDSFFEMKNVDASYDEAMSDYPIFTIHPNSQERATDTANYLFDEVRIYKSKDIYLDKIASFDLERFFIHEKGSLKIKSGLKFLNRDLDSGDDIRVFDKAAGELTIAQFESPWRNDDIHYWNYSLSGFHDPVAFREYFLTHPDDFTLNETRTRSQSDPANYTVNETISSAYLMGDYLWNTWRILAGIRMEKTEDEFTGKEVLFDETGAYTQTLDTEGGREYTDYFPGIQAVYTASNQLTLYTSWSKAIERPRYYYLAPFRRINQRSQYVSAGNSELKPTVFTSLLAAADWAYHDSGFLSLELLRRDNEDIVVQSQTTVPDGQFKDYDLYTWANAGFGIHNQAQVIWNQGLDPLWFNLEGFSLEMRYRYNETETDIRGPEFDTTPITAIPENDVRTSFIYQNDHWLLRLRADHRSDMLRRIGANPDKDTYYYAKTTYTFSVEYRAENGWVGNVGVYNLNQEDSFSYFGDPGRPADLASRGRYWRGSVRYTF
- a CDS encoding four-carbon acid sugar kinase family protein, translating into MALLGCIADDFTGATDLANTLVSEGMRVLQVFGVPDADIELPRADAIIVALKSRSIPAEDAVAQSLESLEWLKTHGAQHFFFKYCSTFDSTPAGNIGQVSSALMEALDTRTTIACPAFPGAGRTVYQGHLFVYDKILSESGMENHPLNPMTDANLVRWLKRQTENAVDLIPLATVRKGMDAIRAKLEKDDSNAKIFVVDAIKNKDLRAIGTAIVRYPLATGGSGIALGLPNAYRAAGLLPVEQSKASFPKVDGKQAILAGSCSSMTLKQVEYMKERCPSCQLLLEDVLKRSGLVAEVLEWAAPLLEKGPVLIYSSADPDSVKEAQEQGGALDVGHKFEDALARIAKGLVAAGVRQLVVAGGESAGAVVNALGVVAIRIGAQIDPGVPWVEAVGEEPLALALKSGNFGGEDFFEKSFRLLNEASHE